The genomic stretch CAATGGAAATTCCGGTTTTATACGCTTTGAGTTATCCTGAAAGGTTGCCCTCGGAACTAAAACCGCTTGATTTTTCTAATATGTCTTTAAGTTTTTTCGCTCCTGACGAGTTTAATTTCCCTTTCCCTAAGTTAGCCCGATTTGCGTATAATAAAGGCGGTTTGACTCCCGCAGTAATGGTCGCCGCCGACCAAAAAGCCGTTGAGTTGTTTTTGGACTATAAAATAGGATTTTTGGATATTTATGAATTAGTTGAATATTGTGTGACAAACTTAACTTATAATGATAATATAACGATAGAAAATATCTTGACCGTGGAAAAAACGGTTAGAGAATATCTTGAAAAAGATTATAATAAAATATTAAAACGCTTATAATATTTTAACCCTTTTTAGGAGTATTATGTTTGGTTTATATATATTGTTATCGGTTTTAATATTGCTGTTAATGGTTACTATTCACGAATTAGGGCATTATGTCGCGGGGCGCATTTTAAAGTTCAAAATAAACGAGTTTTCTATAGGGTTTGGTCCCGCGATTTTTCAACGAACAAATAAACGCGGCGAAAAGATAAGCCTAAGGGTATTTCCTTTGGGCGGTTATTGCGCGTTTGAGGGCGAAAATGATGGCGAGGCGCCAAAAAAGCCGCATGAACAAGAAATAGATGTTTTTGGCGAATATGTCCCAAAAGACGCTACTCAAGAAAAAGACATCCAAGAAAAAAATCAATCTAAGACCCATTCTTCCGCCGTATTGACATTTAACGAGCAAAAACCATGGAAAAGGATTATTGTTCTGTTAAGCGGCGCGTTGTTTAATATTATATCGGGTTTTCTTTTTTCAATTATTTTTATTGCCGTTGCGGGCAACAGCTTGCCCGTTATAGGCGAAGTTTATGACACGCCCAATGCCGCCTTTTTGAAAAAGGGCGATGTTATTATCGCTGTTGATAGGCAAGAAATATCTATTTTAAACAGCTTATCCGAACTGCTGGCTGAGAAAAAAGAAAACCAAAAATTTATTTTAACTGTCAAAAGAGACGGCGTCATAACCGATGTGGAAGTCCAAAAAACAGAATATTCTTATGAGCAAGACGGCGAATTAAAAAGAGCCAAAGGCCTTGGAATTATATTGGGCGGATACGTAAGGGAAGGGTATAATATTTTTGAAAGCATAGGTTATGCGTTTCCGTTTACGCTTAAGATGGCGGGCGCTATTTTATTGGCGTTTGGCGATTTGTTTAAGGCTGGAGGATTGGAACAGTTAAGCGGACCGATTTCAACCATTACCGAAATGGCCAGAATAACCCAAGCAAGCCTTTTAAACACATTGATATTATTGCCTTTAATAGCCGTTAACTTAGGCATATTCAATCTTTTT from Clostridiales bacterium encodes the following:
- a CDS encoding PDZ domain-containing protein translates to MFGLYILLSVLILLLMVTIHELGHYVAGRILKFKINEFSIGFGPAIFQRTNKRGEKISLRVFPLGGYCAFEGENDGEAPKKPHEQEIDVFGEYVPKDATQEKDIQEKNQSKTHSSAVLTFNEQKPWKRIIVLLSGALFNIISGFLFSIIFIAVAGNSLPVIGEVYDTPNAAFLKKGDVIIAVDRQEISILNSLSELLAEKKENQKFILTVKRDGVITDVEVQKTEYSYEQDGELKRAKGLGIILGGYVREGYNIFESIGYAFPFTLKMAGAILLAFGDLFKAGGLEQLSGPISTITEMARITQASLLNTLILLPLIAVNLGIFNLFPIPALDGSKIIFTTIEWIRGKPINRNIENMIHFIGFVFLVGLIIFIEFLKLIK